ACTATACTACGTAATACTACGAAAAAAGTGAttcatcgatcgttcttttcAAGGAAATACTttctaccttcttcttcttcttcgtaaacGGATATCATTTCGATATTGATTAAAATGTCTATGAGtctttcgaataattaacgatcgaattaaaaagaaaaaatcgaaacatAAATCTTGatttagaaatatagaaacgccaataaaatcattatccCTGTTCGATTTTAATCCGAATACAAATGAATTCGTTTAGCATTGCAAATTCTATCGATCACAGTACGAAATTACGTTCGCAAAACGAAATCCCTTCTCTCGTCGGaaactaaattattattcacaGTTAACCCTTCCTTGCTTTACTAAACACGCTCGTTTTCGGCCAAACAAAGCCGTACGTTCTCCATTTTATTGGCAAATTTCGTATTCGTCCCTTTAAATTCCCATGCCACTAACACCCCATCATCCCTCGCAATGACGATCACTTCATCATTTCTATCGCACctatcctttttcctcttttccattTTACCGACCTAGAGATTTACCGGAGATGCGTTTGTAATAACGCACGCACGGCGTACATTATTACTTGCAGCCGGGAAATTCTTAAGGGAGAACATATACACGAGTCGCGTAATAAAGCGGCTTATATTTAACCATGCCCATAGCTTTTAAAGTGCGCATAGTTATTACGGAAGCTCGAAGTAAAGTATAGTTACCTCCTGGACGATTAATCGCTCGTTTTTATTCAACTTCCtcaattcaaataataatagtagtagtaataataataataataataataatattaataatgataatagcaataataatttgtaaccattaactcgtttctttttcgacaAAGTAAATTCCGAGTTTGTGTAAAACGCATGGAAAGTAGAAAATTCACGAGATTCTGACGATCGTGCTCCGGAATGGAAGAGGCTTGCCGAACGGCTGGAAAGATATTCCGGTTGGTGAATAAATTGCCGATGGCAAGGCCGCAACTAATGGCCGCCAGTCTGGCGTCGATACTCTTGCTTGTTGGCCGTCGTACACATACGTCGAGTTAACAAACTACTAGTAGGAAGATGTTCGAAGGAAGACGTCGttcttcgtattcttttcttttttttatttcatttatttcctttctctctctctctctctctctccctctctttctttctctttattttcgttctaAATCTCTACGCGATCTTGCTTTAGATACTTTTGCGAGAATGTGACTAAATATCGATACTAGATATTGTTACGTTCATGAGCTGTCAAATATTTTCAGATACGGCTCAGGTTAGGCGATAATCCCAagtcaaaattaaaaaaaaaatttatttcggaAAAGGAGTAAGTTCTTGACGCTTACTCTTAAAATGTGTCAATTTAAAATGCGAAAGTATccaaaaggaaattaaaacaataacaTGAACATACATTCCGTCtgatattaatttgattaaatttttaaaaaagaaaaatgttgaaaatcttaaaaattatgCAATATGCAACAAATAATGTATATCCAATGTAAGTACTATTCGATCATCGtgattaattcattttaattgagTTATTactttatgatatatttatattaaatacaatcGACAGATTATTTAGATTGTCAAGatacatacaatattttttttgcggaagtaaaaaatgtcaaaaaaatGTTCTGATCCGAGGTGtcctttaaatatatatttgaagtaAGTTATTTCGTCTCTGGTATTgctatcttctctttcgacATTTCTACCCTCATATTTCTGttcgtatatttgttttaaatttatagtGCCAAAGAATTACAGAAACTTCAGGTAAAGCCATGCGTAACATTTTCTCCTGATAGTGAACGAAAAAGTCGCAGCGAAACTAAACGATCAAAATGTGCGAAACTAAAACCTAAAAAGTCACAAGAAAAAGATGGTCGCTGCGGGATATGTTGCAAAAagtaaatttctattatttatataaattaaaaggaaaaaaaaaaaaaagaaatatagaaaatgtcTCACGTAAAATTATGTTACTTTTAGCAAAAGATGTAGCAGACCTTTGGAATCTACCACAGAACCTTCCACATCTACAGATTCACTGAAAAAAGCACggtaaaatattgataaatttatactCTTAAACAATCGCAATATTCGTACAAAGAGTCTCGTCTTCTTTGGTGCAACGTTGTGTATAAGATTCTTAAAAAATCTTACAGACCGAAAAAATccggaatgaaaaagaaagctcATCGatacgaagaggaagaaagatgtTGCAAATGcagaatgaaaaaatgtatcgaacctaagcagaagaaaaaaaagcaaaaacgaTCTCGTTgtaagaaaaagggaaaatgtAGGTGGTTAAAAAACTGTCTCGgaactattttcttttgttttaagCGTTCTAAGAAATCTCGCTCTTCACATGTACTATGTAATTCATCTCCACAGTACGAATATTGTTGCGCGCACAGAGATGTACGTTAACTAATTGTCATACTTCATAAATCTAAGATATCtccaaataaatacatataaattcaCAACAacttaaagaaagaataattaattcacaGAAACATGAGGAAACattgaggaaaaaaaacatttttctttcagataAAATTTCGAGAGATTCTGCGAAACGTCATCATAATgactttgattaaaaatatgaatgcTTCAATGCATGCGGTTGGtttctctatataaaataatttttgcaatactttttatattaattatttaccttATTACCTAGCATGATACCTCAAGATCAGTCGTATTTACAAGGCATTTTTTCCAAAGAATTGAATATTATGCGTAAAGGTATACATTTTTGTATGTAAACAATCGCTATGTCCGACTCTACTTTCAATAGATCGCTGACAAAGACTGTtgcttctttatctttattgcATAACGTTAATAAGTCCACAAATGTAAAGTATTTTGACGTATAATGATGCGATAATATATCGCAAAGTTAATACATTTAAGAAACTGTGACCTGAGTTacatgaaaaattgaaattaagtTTTAATCGGAATTCATGTTGGTAAACATGTCATATATACACTACTTATGTTATTAGATCGTCCACTGCCTATGTCCCATtagtaaaaatcaattaatctgTACGTTTTTACAGATCTTAAAAAACATAAAGTAGCTACGGTAAGTGTAATTATGCTGTGTTGTTTCATAACGTATCTTGTGAttctatatacacacgtaatgattatctataaataaaataacgtacTCTTCATATGACTCGCCAGAGGCAGTGATCGTGATAGTTCAATAATCATATCAATATCGTATATAAGTATTACGATTCATACTCTACCATATACACGCATCATTCTTTCTAATATTCGGTAATTTTGTGATATTTTCTATAGTGCCAGCTCTTATTTACATTACCTAGTTAAactattgtattgtattgtattgtattgagtaaaagaaattgaagCTTGTATCACTTGAATATAATCGGTAAGAGAAGCATCAAGCTTCAAATATCCTGCTTCGATGCGAAGTTCTGTAACGATACGACAGGACGAGACAAATGCTCgcaaaaagtaaattaaactATTAcacgatacatatatagaattaGTCTCGATACAGTGGAATGATCAgtctcttttaaaaaatgtggTTGTCAATCGCTACCATAAAACTGATTCAGCTGATTGGCAAGCCAAGCGAGGCAAATTTTTCTTATGCATTAAACGAAATACGACAATAGTCCCAGTAATTATTTAAGCTAAATGCGTATTATTGGTACCTGACAATGGCAAGCTGAGAAAattggaattttttatttcttttttttatctcatcgTACCATTGACTTATCGTGTACTGCGTCTACCAGAGTTACGCAATTGTTTTTCAATTTCGAATTGCCGTAAATCCGCTCTTTGAAGAAAATCTTGTCTCTCTAAATATCCGTCCTTTCCTCTGTTATGagttataatttcttcttctaaatTTTCCTGCTTTTTGTAATTGTCCCAATCAAGCTTAGACTTTTCCAATGTGCTaatctttgctttctttccaATCTGTCCCAAAACAGAGGAAATACCTCCCAACCCACCCCTTTTAatacctcttcctcctcctcttcctcttccggCAGGAGAAGTCGAGGCATCTGTCTTCATAGAATTTTCAGCAGAAGTCAAGGATAATCTGGCCTCTGCAGAGTCCACTgatacttctttttctacctttaCCTCCTCACCAgcaaattcaaatatttttgttatcttcactttttcttctacttttggTTTTATCAAAGtagaagatttttcttttgggCCATTTGTTGAGCTTTGTGTTTTTGGTTTTGGAGCTACCGCTATTATAGAAATGGACGATGTATTAGTCAAAGATATAATTAAggtttgaaaattaaattaaacaataacaAGGTACAGTATCCTACCGGTATCTTTCATAAAATCTGCCCACAAAGAAtctgctcttttcttttcttcttcttccgtaagttctttcttttccaatgTTTCTGATTCATCTTGTTCATCTTCTCCTTTCGATTCATCTgcatcttttaattttctttttgttcttttcttacgttttgtacttttatctttaacaGTCCGTCTACCTCTTTTCTTGCTTGTTATCTTATCGGTTTCTCGcttattttcatcgttttcatcTTCGGGACCACTTTCTACTTCACCTTCGGAATCTGCTTCTGATACAGGTTCGTTGTCAGCTCCATCAGGAACATaatcctcatcatcatcatcagaaTCAGAAGGTAGCTGATGCTCTTTTGACATTTTTATACTTAGAATCTACATAACCATAcgttaaaaaaacatttttactttgaaatataataatggatcaaaatataaattattattttgattacttACATCTTTtacaagagaaagatttttataaaaaaaatcttgtcaATATCCGACGTTCGGGAACGTTCCTTACTGCAtaaattcacttttttttcgatcgtgcCTATCACCAATTTGCATAATTATGAAACAGATGTTAAGCAATTGTTTTGAGCAAGCAGAAAATATTGCTTTCATAAGCAATTAGAAAGGTTAAAGACGTATACAATCAAGAATCATAAAACGTACGACACTCTTAACAATCACATTTAGCACGCATCTCCAGCGACGTTCGAGCGTGTATTGCCTGCCATCTTTAACTGAAAGTTCGACTAAACAACGAATCAGAAGTCTAGAAATAGTCACATGACAAACAGACTACGACCATTCTGATTGGCTCGTTCTCAACCGCGAATCTACATTGAAATACTCGTACGTATTGAAACTAATGGAGATATATGATAGGTTATTCATGTAGATCGCTATTTACCAATCATTGTTAACCTATAATACTAGACAAAAtagatattacaatatatatgtcaGATAATAGATTATCAAGAATCTCTACAAATCTAAAATACGAATAagcaataacaaaaaaaatatatatatatatacacaagtcatgtattaattcaatattatcgttctttaaaattatatatgttgattaatttttcaataaggTAATTAACAAATCTTATCGatacattaattattctaatcaAATTCCTCTTTATACATATtgttctttattaataatattaatcattatcatctatatatatctcaaaATATGATAgcaattctttatatatatatatatatatatatatatatatatatatatatatatatcgataaaggATCGTCGTACGATTACATTCCAGAGAAATGTCAAGACGTTTCAAATTGCAAGGGATTTTTCACAAATTTGTCAAGCAATAATTTAGTCCTTTCTAAGATGCTAACAGAGTTCACTTGGGTCACTGTAATTCTCATATTACAGGATCCATTTCAAATCCTGCTTCCAACGAAACGATTAACTACCAGTCAACGAGGATTTTAAGGAGATTAACGTTATATGACCTTACCCTTCAAAGTAAGAGTTTACGAAAAAAATctgtgaagaaaaaagaccatatgtatttttaaaaagtctTAATATATAATGCAAAATTAAGTCATCTGCCAAAGAATGttctaaaattataatcaatttccAAATTGCATGTCGTCGTAAAAGATTCAAGTTATAAGTtcgattattttgtaattcgaTCGTGAAAAacttaagagagaaaagagaaagatgaaaaagaaaaagaaatcgaacgaaatttatCGGAAGTACCAAGAgaacggaaataaaaaaatttaatagacgTCAAAACGATCGTAGACAAAACAGTATACGTATGAAAATGAGTAAGTGCTTAGAAAAAGACGGCAGACAGAAGGATGTTCCAGGTGGCTCCAGATGACGTAGCTTCCAAGCTATTGGATAAAAACATTCGAAAAGCGcgaagaggaggatgaagaagcTCAAAGAAGGAGGTTCGTAGAAGTTTGAAAGCTCCGCCCGGTTTTCTGGACACCACAGATCTCGTGGCACTTTCCACCAACGTGCTTCTACTTCCGCCTTGCTTCTCCTCCCAAATCTCTCTCTGCTTTATCTTCTCTTCGCCTTGGAAATACTTCAGCTGACAATTAGTATCGCGTAAGCGGTGTGTGACCGTCGAACTTTTCTACAAAAGCTgcgtttcgaaaaaaagagaactcaaaaaaaaaaagaacaaaaaaataaaaaaataataatagtaataataataaaagaaataacaaaatttctaacaatattacgaatattacgaatattaataGCTCTACttatcgaaatcgatcgagaacAATAAGACATTGGgataaattttcgttttattatttcaacgaaCGCATAAGAACTTTTACATCGAAGATGCCACGGAAACGTCGAGCGTCAACACCATCGTTGGAATGCGACGAAGAAGAATTCGCGTCGGAGGAAAAATTTAGCAAAGAAGATATGGATAGCCGAGCCCCAAGAAACGCAGCTAATGCTCGTGAGCGTGCAAGGATGCGAGTTTTAAGCAAAGCATTTTGCAGATTAAAAACAACCCTTCCTTGGATTCCACCAGATTCGAAACTCAGTAAACTCGATACTCTTCGTCTTGCTGCAACCTACATCGCTCATCTTCGTGCCGTTCTCAGAGATGACGGAGATTCTCATCCAGAAACGACGAGATCGTTGTCCTTGGCTTTGGTGAGATCACgactatattttaatatttgaccatttgaattttctcgttaatttttatcttaaaacgAATGGAATCTTTCTGATAAtctacataaaaaaagaaaacttaattttattaatattaaccgTTTGAATATAAAGTTACGATTGCACTTCTGTTCAGTATCTAAAAATGCCTGCCCATCGATccgtaaaattaaattgatcgTACGCTCGGCTTTTGTCGATACGCgtttttattgttatcgtttagaaattgttctcattattatacttataagAATGCCataataacaatgaattcGATGAGACTTACTGCTTGTCGGCAGAAAAACGGCACGATCGTCacatttaacatttttcgatcaaatttttGAACAGGCCCATGACactcaaaattaattattctaattaaaaatcatcGTATCGATGTaagataacaataatttatttaaatggaaTTATCATAGTTTTCTATATCATTATAACTATCCAATACAATAATACGCTACGCGCCAGGTGGATCCATTCGGCGTCGCGACGGCAAACGTCGTCTTCGAAGTCATCCTCTCTGTTTATGTCTCTCCAGGTGGATTGAATCACTTTAAAACCTCCCACTTACCCTTTGCTGCCATTAATTCTAACTTTGTTCTGTTGTTTGAAGAGGGATGTTTGTTTTATAGCAAGGAATAAAACGGTTTTAGcactattttcttattaaaacattcgatttatatcaagaaaaacgttttataaataactattttatatgtatatatatatatatatattatcgatcaaATCTTCGGAACCGCTATTTTGAATTTTCACGAAATTTTTCAAGACTATTTCAAAATACAGATATTTTTACGAACAGCTCGTCTTTTTttactaatatatttataaatttaataattaagttCTTTTCTCTGCTTTACAGTCATGGCCTTTTGCTATCCAAGGAACAAATGCTTCGATGTTGATGAACAACAGTTGTAACATGTCATCCTCGGCTTCTGCCAGTTCTAATCAGTATCGGGGACAGCAAGGAAGCAACGATATTCAAAGCTTCCATCACGGTGGACACCAAAATGCTTCCATGCGTCACAATCATACTCACAATCACGAGGCACAACTCTCATATTTCTAATCCTACTTTTCGAACGACTGATTCGAAAAGTTTATCGATAACGAAATCGTGCCTTTTAACGAGAGAagaatccaaaaaaaaaaaataaaataaatgtatgttgTGCACACATTCACGGCAATTTACAacctatttatttaaaagtgcCTTAttgctctatctcttttctctctctctctctctctctctctctctctctctctctctctctctctctctctctctctctctctctctctctctctgtgttatttattaaattactattaatatgtaaaaacCATTATGATGTGCCATGGATAATTATTGTTGTAATTGTAACCAAAACATGCAAACTAGtcgaataaaatctttttatcaatcgaaaattctactttttgtttcgtaactactcgtaagaaataaatacttttCGATAACTGTCCTTAATATGAGAGCTATATCCggaaagtaaaagaggaaggaTATGGTAacgtaagaaggaaagaaactcGAAGTAAAATAAACAGTACGAAGAACCTTTTGTGTAAACCCAAtgctaaaataatatatcctaTTTCTAGGACAAATCGAGCAAAACTGTCGGTATCGCTTGACATCTTTGTGCGTCAACAAACCGcccttaaaaaattataattctcGCATTTGTCCGACTGCCCTTCACcgcctctttttcttttcatgttTCGACGGAAAAACTTTAACGTAATATTGTTACTCTTTTTAGTCGGGACCGATTacttaaaatgtatattttatatgaggatattgatatattgttataaaatatttctttttcaaatagaaaaataattatcaataatgtCTAATGGAAAGATACTTCATAAGactgtttattaaatatttctgaaaactgcattagaaattttttgtactattattattattattattatttcgatcctattttatcaacaaataaattttaaaaataaattgcattacctacgaaatagaaatatcCAACAAGTTTAACTGTGTTACCAACTCATTCGGTTTTGAATCGCACCTATTTACTAGATCTATGTAATATTATCGATTGAATGCAGGGTCGGCAAGACAAATATCTATCGTTATCGACCGGCGAAACAGGAATCTACTATTACCTATTCGTTCGAATAACACTTTACTGTTATCTTACTCGATCGGTAAACAACCTTTAGCGATAGTAGTCAAATAACAGAAGATAACTGCGATAACTGACTATTATtgattcgattgaaaaaagaatttcgtgTATCTTTCATATCGGCCTTTTTTGAACACTTAAGCTTTATTAGAAGAAGGTCACAACACGAGATGGCAGCACTTGCTGTAAATACATTttgcattaaatataattgttcttatatcaataaataacttaactaatcataatatttaaaaactgacattaaattttatacaaatgcaattatttattaggttatcatatattatatt
This is a stretch of genomic DNA from Vespula vulgaris chromosome 2, iyVesVulg1.1, whole genome shotgun sequence. It encodes these proteins:
- the LOC127061811 gene encoding transcription factor 21, giving the protein MPRKRRASTPSLECDEEEFASEEKFSKEDMDSRAPRNAANARERARMRVLSKAFCRLKTTLPWIPPDSKLSKLDTLRLAATYIAHLRAVLRDDGDSHPETTRSLSLALSWPFAIQGTNASMLMNNSCNMSSSASASSNQYRGQQGSNDIQSFHHGGHQNASMRHNHTHNHEAQLSYF
- the LOC127072770 gene encoding uncharacterized protein LOC127072770, yielding MSKKCSDPRCPLNIYLNAKELQKLQVKPCVTFSPDSERKSRSETKRSKCAKLKPKKSQEKDGRCGICCKNKRCSRPLESTTEPSTSTDSLKKARPKKSGMKKKAHRYEEEERCCKCRMKKCIEPKQKKKKQKRSRCKKKGKCRWLKNCLGTIFFCFKRSKKSRSSHVLCNSSPQYEYCCAHRDVR
- the LOC127072768 gene encoding craniofacial development protein 1, which encodes MSKEHQLPSDSDDDDEDYVPDGADNEPVSEADSEGEVESGPEDENDENKRETDKITSKKRGRRTVKDKSTKRKKRTKRKLKDADESKGEDEQDESETLEKKELTEEEEKKRADSLWADFMKDTAVAPKPKTQSSTNGPKEKSSTLIKPKVEEKVKITKIFEFAGEEVKVEKEVSVDSAEARLSLTSAENSMKTDASTSPAGRGRGGGRGIKRGGLGGISSVLGQIGKKAKISTLEKSKLDWDNYKKQENLEEEIITHNRGKDGYLERQDFLQRADLRQFEIEKQLRNSGRRSTR